One genomic region from Myripristis murdjan chromosome 7, fMyrMur1.1, whole genome shotgun sequence encodes:
- the troap gene encoding uncharacterized protein troap, with translation MEKPAFYKLPRVQEVDSPLWCQGAELFSTSSPRPAGIIMDCSPVLRQQSQKKIHSDHIRRKNEHNKMPVDLKPSKHVPVPHFSKRDVENQHPGSLETVQKAPVRAGVSRLPVLAKSFHLQTPSDFTHSHKRWEEKPLAGKAKQKRPCTKPVPFNLSQPKSTRMATQNQTSLSRTGTHVVQTKHILSAAHPKTKNLNGKLSNCPAVVSHSNGDSTQGAEEFQRNRPSGDELVGSYVPGRTVKAAENTSHMSQQPRPSGALSSSATLSGHVSAEACLHNMDLLSLKEPPNAPQSVQATTPCVHLSKSSAGKGEAFQPDHAALLSILRDEGVSAMDPQTVKPYNYLPQRVSVMKSRQKAGPATGPAKSVQFSPDPAALRSILQNEGVKAGGPLGATPQNAVCPSGRGTSIYTAQRVPVTKSRAETTGGSVAALKETPVKKWTPQRVPDTRHQPMSAMASIHKRLLSAHRTSLAGSSSLRALRGCNTDLQPHKEEIVQRLFDDQEDEQTTDVTDKEPETQAKQLPASSPESHCEQKGEVSGTCGDEEEEEEEEQEHRSAAGQPFLQEQHRESVIFFSTGKKLFRVPRFEKQDSCAHLEQQGTVSSTQRPGGPAREETSSGSDTTRHMNPCILSFPRDLTGHKSCAQSPAVALLRRRLPPLEELRMDEEVATYTSVSAPAPSGFLLPRPRCGNPLASILHFQEATTFIPVGSDCSSDPPSPCCSPLWER, from the exons ATGGAAAAACCCGCTTTTTACAAACTGCCGCGAGTCCAGGAAGTTGACAGTCCTCTGTGGTGTCAAGGAGCCGA ATTGTTCTCCACTTCATCACCCCGACCTGCTGGCATCATCATGGACTGCTCTCCGGTACTTCGTCAGCAAAGTCAGAAGAAAATCCACAGTGACCACATCAG AAGGAAGAATGAACACAACAAAATGCCCGTAGACTTAAAGCCATCTAAACACGTGCCTGTGCCTCACTTTTCCAAACGGGATGTTGAGAACCAGCACCCAGGAAGCTTGGAAACTGTGCAGAAGGCACCTGTGAGAGCAGGTGTGAGTCGGCTCCCAGTGCTCGCAAAGTCCTTTCATCTTCAGACCCCCTCAGACTTCACCCACTCCCATAAGAGGTGGGAGGAGAAACCCCTGGCT GGCAAAGCCAAGCAGAAAAGGCCGTGCACCAAGCCTGTGCCTTTCAACCTGTCGCAGCCCAAAAGTACAAGAATGGCAACCCAAAATCAGACGTCTCTGTCAAGGACTGGCACTCATGTCGTCCAAACGAAACACATTTTATCTGCCGCACatcccaaaacaaaaaacttaaatgGGAAGCTGTCTAACTGCCCAGCCGTCGTGTCGCACAGCAACGGGGACTCGACCCAAGGAGCAGAGGAGTTTCAAAGAAATCGGCCTTCAGGAGACGAGTTGGTGGGGTCTTACGTTCCCGGCAGGACAGTgaaggctgcagaaaacacatcacacatgtCACAACAACCTCGGCCTTCCGGTGCACTGAGCAGCTCAGCCACTTTGTCCGGTCACGTCAGTGCAGAGGCCTGTTTGCACAACATGGACCTGCTCAGTCTCAAAGAGCCACCCAACGCTCCTCAGTCTGTGCAAGCTACCACCCCCTGCGTTCATTTATCAAAAAGTTCAGCTG GCAAAGGGGAGGCCTTCCAGCCGGACCATGCGGCATTGCTCAGTATCCTCCGGGATGAGGGAGTGAGCGCCATGGACCCTCAGACCGTCAAACCTTATAACTACCTG CCCCAGCGCGTGTCTGTCATGAAGAGTCGACAAAAGGCAGGACCCGCTACAG gaccGGCAAAGTCTGTGCAGTTCTCCCCAGACCCGGCTGCACTGCGAAGCATCCTGCAGAATGAGGGGGTAAAGGCTGGGGGGCCCTTGGGGGCCACACCCCAGAACGCAGTGTGTCCATCAGGCAGAGGCACCTCAATCTACACA GCTCAGAGAGTTCCTGTTACGAAAAGTCGTGCCGAGACAACTGGAGGATCAGTGG CGGCGCTCAAAGAAACTCCAGTGAAGAAATGGACCCCACAGAGAGTCCCTGACACCAGGCACCAGCCCATGTCTGCTATGGCCAGTATACAC AAGAGGCTGCTGTCGGCACACAGGACGTCCCTCGCCGGCTCCTCCAGCCTGAGAGCCCTGCGGGGCTGCAACACCGACCTGCAGCCGCACaaggag GAAATTGTTCAGAGGTTGTTTGATGATCAAGAGGATGAACAGACTACAGATGTGACAGACAAAGAACCTGAGACACAAGCGAAGCAGCTCCCAGCCTCTAGT CCCGAATCCCACTGTGAACAAAAGGGAGAGGTCAGTGGGACCTGtggggacgaggaggaggaggaggaggaagagcaggagcaCAGGAGCGCGGCAGGACAGCCGTTCCTccaagagcagcacagagagtcggtcatttttttctcaaccGGCAAAAAGCTGTTCAGGGTGCCGCGTTTTGAGAAGCAGGACAGTTGTGCTCATCTGGAGCAACAAGGCACAGTTTCATCAACACAGAGGCCAGGGGGGCCAGCACGCGAGGAGACGTCATCTGGGTCAGACACAACCCGGCACATGAACCCCTGCATTTTGAGTTTCCCCAGAG ACCTCACTGGCCACAAGAGCTGTGCTCAGAGCCCCGCGGTCGCGTTGCTGCGCAGGCGTCTGCCCCCTCTGGAGGAGTTGCGCATGGATGAGGAGGTGGCCACCTACACCTCAGTCTCTGCCCCCGCTCCCTCCGGCTTCCTCCTTCCTCGGCCTCGCTGTGGAAACCCTCTCGCCTCCATCCTGCACTTCCAGGAGGCCACG ACATTCATCCCAGTTGGCTCTGATTGCTCCTCTGACCCTCCGTCCCCTTGCTGCTCTCCACTCTGGGAGAGATGA